The genomic segment TCGGTCAGCGGCTCATCGCCCGTCTCCTTCGCCAAGGCGTTCAGAAATTCGGCAAGGTCTTTCGCGCTATATACCGTTCCGACAATTCCCACTCCGACATCATCAACCGCAGCGTATGGAGGAACATCGCCCAACATATCAGCATCTGTTTCCAAACTGTCGCCCACCGTCTCCTGGGGCTCCATATCCAATGCCGGGTCGTCTTTCTTTGCCTGCACAAAATACACGAAGACAGGGTCGCGCAGGTCAATACCAGCCTTTGCCGGATCATCCAAAAGGTGTTCCAGCTTCTCTGAAAAAGCCCGTGAGAAATCTGCATCCTTCAATCGCTTTTTCAAATCAGCCTTTAGCGCGCCATCATCCGTCAGTCCGCTACTCTCAGCTATCTGCCGAACATCAAGCCGCATGACGACTGTGGCATTTTCAGGTATCAGCTTGGCAGAGTCTGGCACTTTCGAACACGAACTCAACAACGCTGCAAACCCTAAAACCAATAACGATAAAATCTTTCCGCTTGCTTTCATTTCTCTTTCTCCTATTTTTTAATTGATTGTTTCAGAATGATGCAAAGGTAATGAATATTTTCCGATAATGAAAACTTCAACCACTTTTTACATATTTTTCTTGTTCGCCGTAAACACAAAAGAGCCCGAAATCTCTTGACGACTTCGGGCTCTTTCTTATATTCTCCTTATTCCTCTTCCGGAGTAATCAGTTTATATCCCTTTCCGTGGATGTTGATAATCTCTATCTGCGGGTCGTCCTTCAGGTGCTTACGCAACTTGGTGATGTAAACATCCATCGAACGGGCGTTGAAATAGTTATCGTCAATCCAAATGGTCTTCAAAGCGAAATCGCGCTGCAGGATTTCGTTTGCATGTGCACAAAGCAGTGCGAGCAATTCGTTCTCCTTGGTGGTCAGCTTGGTTTGCTTGTCGCCGATTGAAAGCAGTTGCTTCTGTGTGTCAAACACGAAGTTACCGATATTGTAAAGCGTCGCTTCCTTGGTCTTCTTTCCATGTACACGGCGGAGGATTGCTTCAATACGGAACACCAGTTCTTCCATCGAGAACGGCTTGGTGATATAGTCGTCCGCTCCAATCTTGAATCCTTCGAGGATATCTTCCTTCAACTGTTTAGCAGTCAGGAAGATGATAGGTATCTCAGTGTTAACTTGGCGGATTTCCTGTGCCAGTGTAAATCCGTCTTTCTTAGGCATCATTACATCGAGGACACAGATATCAAACCTGTTCTTCAGGAATTCTTTGTAACCAACCTCTCCGTCAGGACAAAGCATTGCTTCAAAGCCTTTTGCCTGGAGGTACTCGCGAAGCAGCATACCGAGGTTCTCGTCGTCTTCGCACAATAAAATTTTCAAATTCTCTTCCATAATGATAAAATATTAAAACGTTAGACTTCTATTTTCTAAACACTCTTATTTGCATCCTCTTGGATTGCCGGGAGCGAGATGGTGAACGTGGTTCCCTTCCCGTACTCGCTTTCCATTCGTATCTCACCATCGTGCAGATCGATGATTTTCTTGACGTATGCCAATCCCAGTCCGAAACCTTTCACATCATGCACGTTTCCCGTATGCACACGATAGAACTTGTCAAACACCTTCTTCTGGTTGTCTTTCTTGATTCCGATGCCGTCGTCGGCGATAGAGAAGTTCAACCGGTCTTTCTCGTTCCAGGTCCTGATAACCAGGTTCAACGGCTGTTCCGGCTTCTTGTATTTGATGGCATTGTCTATCAGGTTGTTGATGGCATTTGCAAAATGTATCTCATCCACATAGATTGCGGAATCCACCGCCTCTATATCCAAACTGATTTTCCCGCCTGTGTGCTCCACTCGCAACTGGAATGAATGGGCAGCATTTTCCAGCATCTCGTTCAGGTCGAGCTCCTTGCGCTTGAACACCGCTTTCTTCCGGTCGAACATGGACATCTGCAACACTTTCTCGACAAGGAACCTGAGACGTTTCGACTCATCATTGATGACGTTTCCGAGGTGTTTCATCGTTGAAGGGCTCTTCGTCACCGACTCGTCGTTGAGCATCTGCGCTGCAAGTGATATGCTTGATATCGGCGTCTTCAACTCGTGCGTCATGTTGTTGATGAAGTCATTTTTCATCTCCGTATAACGTTTCTGCCGGAATATGACGACGATGGTGAAGATGAAGGTCACCAACAATATCAGTGTGAAGATGATGGAAGGTATCATGAACCGCACAGAGGAGAAGATATAGCTGTTCATGTCGGGGAAATGTATCTTTACCACGCCCATCTTCGACTGCGGGTCGTTACGGAAAAGCACCTGGCTATAGGTATATTCTTCCCCGTCTTCCGTATAGTCAGGACAGCGATAGACTTCGCGTCCGTCCTGCGTTGTCACCGTGAAATGGTAAGGAATGTTGATTCCGTTGTTCACCAGCTCAGCCTTCAGGTCCTGATCGAGCAGCTTGAAGTTGACGCGCTCCTGCAACGGCTTTTCCGATGCTGAATACAGAATGCTCATGATGACTTCATCCAGCAGCGACTTCTGATAGATATATCGGTTTCTGAAAATCTGCTGCATCGCCTTGCTCGTCTCCGAAGCCGAATGCTTGTCTGTCCTGAGGATAATGCCCTTCGGCATATTGCCGAGCTTTGTCCTGATGGTCTTCTCCTCGAATGAAGTGTGGTTGACAGATCTCCAATTACCGACTTCCGCCGAATCATTCATTGCCGATTTGCGCCGCGTCTCTTTCACGTCTTTCTCAAGATAGCGCAACGTTTCATTCAACTCCAGGTTGCGCGATGCCTGATACAGGGAACGATTCACAGACTCATCAAACTGCTCCCGCTTCATTTCAACCATCTCGTCGATGTATTTGATTTGAAGGAAAAGCAATCCCAGGAATGAAAATCCCATGATGGTCGCAATAATCCAAATCGTCATCTTCTTCATGCTCGCAAAGGTAAACATAAAACTTAATTCGTTAACACAGAAATGTTAAACAAATCCCCGTATTTTTAGTTTATTAACACTTGCACCCCATTTTAGTTGCATATAGCACACTAAACGAAGAAAGCCGAAGAATCAAAAAAGCAACAATCTGGGCATCATCTTCGGCAAACAACCGAACAAACAGGTTGAACAGTTTTGCTCAACCTGCTTGTTGAGTATAATAAAAATGGTATCAGCCTATGGGTGCTGCGCCTTTAAGGATTTCGCTCAGCTCCTCTTCTGTAAAAGGCAACAATTCATATTTGCCATTCTCTTTGTCCTTAACTAAATTCAAAGAAACGAGTTGTTCTACGATATGGCATGCTCTGTTATAACCGACACTGAAGTTTCTTTGGATTGTTGAGTTTCCGAACTCACCATTGTCACGCAAGAATAAAATTACATCATGGAGCAATGGGTCACAGCCTTTCTCTTTTAGTAATTGCAGAACCACTGATGCTTTTTCCCCATTACTGGTATTTGTCTCTTCGACAAGGCTTTGTTTCTCTGTTCCCGCCTGCAATCTCGCGAGAACAGTCATAAACTCAAACATACCATCGTCAATTTGATAGACTTCAAAATCCTTGTTATTAGTAAAAGTAAAAAGCAATGGTTTTTTATTGGCTTGATGTACTAAGACTCCATCTTTATAGATTGTCGTATATAGTATGTTTGTTAGAGGAATGTCTTTTGTCACATTCTTCTGCGCGCCAACATATATCAAACGCTTGTTCGTAAAAATCAGACGCCCTGCATCCAATTGAACGAAGCGTGTTATTTCGTTTCCGATAACGTTCATAGAACCAGCCCTTAAGAAGCCACTTTGCCAGCGAACACCTGAATACACAAAATTCATCTGAGTGGTTTTCTCTTGAAAAAGCCCTACATTGTTTATTCTGTGATATATATGTTCTCCTTTATTTAAGTTCAAGCCATAAGTGTCAGCAGAAATCTCTTGAAGCGGAAGGTTTATCAAGCCATATCGCTTTGAGATTGCCAACGCATATGTTTTTATCACATTGTCACCTTCCGAACCTTTTTCAAAAGGAATATTCTGGTCTATGAGTTCTGAGTTCTTAGAGTATGCAATATCATGTGGCATACCGCATTTAACATATACTTCACGAATATCCAAAGCATAATTCTCTCCGAACAATCGCCCGACGGTTGCAGCCCAATTATGTTGCTCTTCCGATAACCCGTCTTCTTGTGGGGCTGGAGCACTATTCTGCTTATTAACAAACATCTTCAGAAGGATGTAAAGCACCAAAAGAACAAAAAATATTCCTGCGAGAACGAAGAATGTAGCCATATCGTATTATTTTTAATACAAAGTTATTACTTTTTTCTAAAACACTTGGTAAATTTAGCAAATTATATTCAATCCTCAAAATTCCTGCGTCCAAATCTATTGTTGCTGCTATTATCTTTGTTCAAATCCGACGAAAACGACCTCGAAATACGACACTGCATAAACATACGGAAAAGGGTGTATAAACATACAGTTGAACTTTCGTTTTCCAAAAGTTGAACTTTTGCGTTCTAAAAGTTCAACTTTCACCGCCTAAAAGTTGAACTTTTGGAAAGCGATATTTAACATCCTGAAATTCAAAAGTTTACAAACTACACCCCAATCGCTCCACCCTTGCATAAATATACAAAAGCGGGCAGCCACCCAACGAGGGGAATGGGAGATGTCGTCGACCGCACATTAATATATATAATAATGTATATAAGAAAAAAGTCCCGGCATTCCGTTTTCCGGTGCCAGGACTTTCCCCGTATGCTGAAAGATGTTTTAATCTTCTTCCGCCAGTTCTGCTTCGTGCTCTTTGATGAGTGTCTGCTGGATATCGTTCGGCACCAGTTCATAGCTTGCGAACTTGGTGTTGAACGAAGCGCGTCCTCCGGTCAGAGAGCTGAGCGAGATAGAATAGCTGGCAAGTTCCTTGAGAGGAATCTTTGCCGACAGTTTCTGGTATCCTGCCTCGCTGTCCATACCCATGATGATGGCACGGCGTCCCTGCAGGTCGCTCATCACGTCACCCATATAGTCGGCTGGTACGAGCACCTCAAGGTCATAGATAGGCTCGAGAATCTTCGGTCCTGCCTCTTTGAATGCCAGCGAGAAGGCATTACGGGCTGCGAGCATGAAGGAAAGTTCGTTGGAATCTACCGGGTGCATCTTTCCGTCATAGACAACGACACGCACGTCGCGGGCGTAGCTACCTGTGAGCGGTCCTTGTTCCATGCGTTCCATCACACCTTTCAGGATGGCAGGCATGAAGCGGGTATCGATGGCACCACCCACCACAGAGTTCAGGAACACGAGCTTGCCACCCCATTCGAGGTCAACTTCTTCCTTGCTCTTGATGTTCATCTTGAATTCCTGTCCGCCGAACTTATAAACGGTAGGATCGGGCATTCCTTCTGTGTAGGGCTCTACGATGAGATGCACCTCACCGAACTGTCCGGCACCACCCGACTGCTTCTTGTGGCGATAGTCGGCGCGTGCAGCCTTTGTGATGGTCTCACGATACGGAATCTTCGGCTCTTCATAGGTCACCTGAATCTTCTCATTGTTTTCCATGCGCCACTTCAGGGTGCGGAGGTGGAACTCTCCCTGTCCGTGGACGATGGTCTGCTTGAGTTCCTTTGACTGCTCGATAACCCATGTCGGGTCTTCCTGACGCATCTTCATGAGGGCAGCCATCATCTTTTCCGTATCGCTCTCGCTGTTGGCTTTGATAGCGCGTGAATACTTGGAGTTCGGATATTTGATGAAGTCGAATGTATAGTCGCAATCCTTTCCATTGAGCGTGTTGCCTGTCTTCACGTCCTTCAGTTTCACCGTACAACCGATGTCGCCGGCACGCAGTTCATCTACGGAAATGCGGTTGGCACCTGCACAAGCGTAGATTTGTCCCATGCGTTCTTTCGAACCGCGGTCGGCATTAGTCAGGTCGTCGCCCGGTTTCACGCAACCGCTCATCACCTTGAAGTAAGACACCTCACCGATATGCGGCTCCATACCTGTCTTGAAGAAATAGAGCGACTCCGGACCGTTTGCGTCTGGGGCGATTTCCGCTCCACCCGCATTCTTCACTTTCGGCATTTCCTCCACGAAAGGAACCACATTGCCCAAGAATTCCATCAAGCGGCGCACACCCATGTCTTTCCCTGCACACACGCAGAACACGGGGAAGATGGAACGCGTGATAAGTCCTTTGCGGATTCCCTCGCGCATCTCGTCCTCAGTGAGGGCTTCTTCAGCAAAGAATTTCTCCATCAACCCCTCGTCGTTCTCGGCTGCTGCCTCGATCAGGGCGTTGTGAAGTTCGGTCGCTTTGTCCATTTGGTCGGCTGGAATATCCTCGATAATCGGGGCGCCGCCTTCGGGCTTCCATGAATATTTCTTCATGACGAGCACGTCAATCAGCGAATTGAAGTCAGGACCTGTTGCTATCGGATACTGCACAGGCACACATTTCTGACCATAAATCTCGCGCATGTTGTTCAGCACCATGTCGAAATCGCAGCTGTCCTTGTCCAGTTGGTTGATCAGGAAGATGACCGGCTTCTGCAATTTCTCCGCGTTGCGGAAAGCATTTTGCGTGCCCACTTCGGGACCATACTGTCCATTGACCAGAATCAGAGCCTGATCGGTCACGTTCAAAGCCGTGATGGCACCGCCGACGAAGTCGTCCGAACCCGGACAGTCGATGATGTTCAGCTTCTTATTATTCCATTCCACATGGAAAACTGTCGGGAATACCGAGTAACCATACTCCTGCTCCACGGGGAAGTAGTCGCTGACAGTGTTTTTCTGCTCCACGCTTCCACGGCGCTTGATGATTCCCGCTTCAAATAGCATACTCTCGGCAAGTGTGGTCTTGCCGCTACCCGCACTGCCAATGAGTGCAATGTTCTTAATCTCGTTTGTCTGATAGACTTTCATGATAATAATATTTAAGTGTTAATTCTGGTATCTGTGCATATTGGCGACTAAATTATAAAAAAATCAACAAACTGCCAAAAGTTTTTGTCGAAAACCGACTTTTTTTTAAAACATATTAGTATTTTTGCGTTGAATTTAGGTTCTTCATGGCAGGTCTTTACGTTCATATTCCATTTTGCGCGAGCCGTTGCATCTACTGCGGATTTTACTCTACGACCCTTCCGGCGCTCATCACCGACTATCTGTCGGCGACAGGCAGGGAGATGCAGCTGCGGAAACACTATCTGGACGAGCCCGTCAGCACCATCTATCTCGGCGGCGGCACCCCGTCGCAACTCTCTCCCCGCCAGACAGAACAAATCTTTTGCGACATTGACAGGACGTGGGGACTCGCTCATGCCGAAGAAGTCACGATGGAATGCAATCCCGACGACGTGACGGAAGAATACGCTGCGCAAGTGGCTACGCTCCCCATCAACAGAATCAGCCTCGGCATCCAGACGTTCTCCGATGAGCGTCTGCGCTTCCTGCACCGCCGCCACGACACACGACAGGCTCGACGCGCCGTTGAATTGCTCCGAAAGGCGGGCTTCAACAATATCAGCATCGACCTGATGTTCGGCTTTCCCGGCGAGACGCTGAATGAGTGGCGAGACGACATCCGGCAAGCGCTTCAGCTGGATGTGGAACATATCTCGGCATACAGTCTGATGTATGAAGAAGAGACCGCCCTGTTCCGCATGCTGGAAACGGGAAAGATTGACGAACTCGACGACGAGATTTCAAAAAACATGTATGAACTTCTGGTGGGAGAACTTGAACAAAACGGCTACGAACACTACGAAATCAGCAATTTTGCCAAGCCCGCGCGCCGCTCACGCCACAACAGCAGCTACTGGAAAGGCATCCCGTATATCGGCATCGGTGCCGCAGCACACTCTTACGACAGGACTTCACGCCAATGGAACATCGCCGACATACAACAATACATACGAGGCATCAACGACGGCTCGTGTGTCTTTGAGCGCGAAGAACTCGACCTCCGGACACGATACAACGACATGATTACCACCGCCCTCCGCACCTGCGAGGGAATCTCCATGCCCCTCGTGCGGAACGATTTCGGAGAAAACTATGCCCGCTACCTGCTGAAAAGTGCAGAGAAAAGCATCGCACAACACCTGCTGACACTGGAAGACGACCATCTCCGCCTGACTCGTGAAGGAGTGTTCGTCAGCAACGATGTCATGAGCGACCTCATTGCCCTCACGACACCCTGACCGACAAAAGGATTCGCCTCACTTCCTTCCACCCGCAAAGAGCGACGCCATCAGTCCGCGGCATCCGTCTTCAATCAGGTCCAGCGCCAGTTCGAAGGCACTGCCGTCCCCGTAATACGGGTCGGGAACGCTTGTGCGCCCCTTGTTCTCCACAAAGAAGTCACATATGCGCAACACCTGTCCACGCTCCTTTTCGGAAGATGCGCGCGAGAGAATCTCCCGCTCATTCTCCTCATCCATCACCACGATATAGTCGAAACGATTGAAGTCCGCCTCCGTAAACTGCCGCGCACGGCTGTCCAACACGTATCCGCGCTGCTGAGCATGGCGACGCATACGTGCATCGGGCAACTCACCCACATGCCAGGAGCCGATGCCGGCAGAATCTACCCGCACCTGCGCCGACATGCCGCGTGCCTCGAGCATCGTCTTCAGTACACCTTCTGCCGCCGGCGAACGGCAGATGTTCCCCAGACAAATAAAGAGCAGGGCTTCACACGCCCCCTTGCACTCACTCTCACGCTTTTCCATGTTATTCATTTTCGTAATGTGTTATTTCTGTCAGTTTGCCTACAAAGATACGGTTTCTTTGTCTTTCCACACAAAAAGAATTATAAAAAAGTGTAGAAAACAACCGTAAGAAGTACCCAACCTCTTCACTCGTCCACTGGCAATACAGCACATTTAGCGACGCCAATCGCCCTGTCCTTTTGTGAAAATTATTAAAAAAAATGCCCAACACGCAATCTTTTCCAAATAAATGATTATATTTGCTGTCGAATCTATTCATTAACTAAAAAACAAGAACAAGATGAAAAAGTTATTTTTAGCATTTATCGCTATGGGCGCAATGCTCTTTTCAATGGAAGCATCAGCGCAAAGCTCCAATACTGTTTATGTCTGCACTGGTAAATATTCTGTGAAATACCACAAGACAAACACCTGCAGCGGACTCTCCGCATGCACCAGCGACATCGTTTCAACAACTGTGGCTGCCGCCAAGAAAAACGGCAAGGAAGAGTGTCTGAAGTGCTATGCCAATGCGAAGGCTGCACCTGCAAAGGAAGTAAAGAAAGAGTCCAGGAAAGAGGTGAAAGAGACAGCAGAGAAGAAAACTACTAAGAAAGTAGCGACAAAGAAAGAACCAGTCGAGAAAAAAGTAGCTGAAAAGAAGACAGCAACCAAGAAAGCTGCAGAAAAGAAAACAACAACAAAGAAGGCTGCCAAGGATGCTGACGAGAAGAAAGTAGCCGAAAAGAAGACTACAACAAAGAAAGCTGCAGAAAAGAAAACAACTACGAAGAAGGCTGCAGCCAAGGATGCTGACGAGAAAAAAGTAGCTGAAAAGAAAACTGCAACCAAGAAAGCAGCTGAAAAGAAAACGACTACAAAGAAGGCTGCCAAGGATGCTGACGAGAAGAAAGTAGCCGAAAAGAAGACGACAACAAAGAAAGCAGCAGAAAAGAAAACAACTACGAAGAAGGCTGCAGAAAAGAAGACTACGACCAAGAAAGCAGCTGAGAAGAAGACTACAAAAAAGGCAGCTGAAAAGAAAACAACTACCAAAAAGACAACTACCAAAAAGGCAGCATAAGCCTCAAGCATTATCCATAAAAAGCGGACAGCCTGTTAAGAGGTTGTCCGCTTTTTCTTATTCCTTTCCCACAATCAATCAGTTTCCACCTTTCAGTCCGCCGACGACATCGGTATTCTCTATCGTCGTCTTGGTCTTCTTTACGCTCGCTTTCAGCTTGCCGAAACGATAAGAAACCATGAGACTGAACGAACGCTGCGTTTGCCATGAGCGGTCATAACCGGTGAAATCGCCTTGGTGTATGCGAGAGACCGTACCCGACATTTTCCCGTCAAACGGGCGGAAAGCGGTCAATGATACCGTCAGGCGGTCGTCTTTCAGGAATGAGCGTTGAAGACGGAATGAATAATAATGGTATGCAGGACCGTTGCTGTAAAGCGTTGGATAGTGTCCCAGCTGCCCTCCCCCATTCACTGAGAGATGGAGTTTCCACATCAGTTTCTGCGAAAAGTTCACATATCCGTCAGCCCACCAGCCCTCGGCACGCATTCCCGTATTGCGGTTCTCGAGAAAGCGGTAATGCACCGCAGCACTCAACGACAGTCGGGCGTTCTTCCAAGGAGTCATCTGCACATACACGGGGAAGCCAAACATGCGTGTGCGCAGGACGTTTCCATAGGTGAAGTGCAGAATCCCGTCTTCCACGTATTGTATGCTTGAAATGGCATGGTTTGTATAGAGATAGTTCGCCCGGACGTTGTAAGTCAGTTTTGCCCCTACGTGCATGAATGTCAGTCCGAAATTCATGTTTTGTGAGCTCCCCAAGTGTTCATTTCCGAATGATACCTGAGTGGGCGTTCGCGTGACTGCGGGGTTCAGATACATGATTCCCGGTCGGTTGATGCTCGTAGAGAAGGCGAATTTCAGGCTGTTGGCATCACTGATTTTATAGTTCAGGCTTGCCGAAGGCACGAAGTCGTGGAAATGTTTATGAAATCCCTGCTCATTGCCGTCGGGATATTTCGCAGACATATAGCTGTATTCGTAGCGGAGACCTGCCCGTGCGCTCCAACGATTGCGCGTGTACATATATTGCATATAGGCGGCACCGACGTTCGTCTGGTGATTGAAACGGTTATGAATCGGCTCCTGTTCACCATAGCCCAGCCACGTGTGGCTCCTGTTCTGCCGGGAAATA from the Prevotella sp. Rep29 genome contains:
- a CDS encoding response regulator transcription factor, with product MEENLKILLCEDDENLGMLLREYLQAKGFEAMLCPDGEVGYKEFLKNRFDICVLDVMMPKKDGFTLAQEIRQVNTEIPIIFLTAKQLKEDILEGFKIGADDYITKPFSMEELVFRIEAILRRVHGKKTKEATLYNIGNFVFDTQKQLLSIGDKQTKLTTKENELLALLCAHANEILQRDFALKTIWIDDNYFNARSMDVYITKLRKHLKDDPQIEIINIHGKGYKLITPEEE
- a CDS encoding sensor histidine kinase KdpD, encoding MKKMTIWIIATIMGFSFLGLLFLQIKYIDEMVEMKREQFDESVNRSLYQASRNLELNETLRYLEKDVKETRRKSAMNDSAEVGNWRSVNHTSFEEKTIRTKLGNMPKGIILRTDKHSASETSKAMQQIFRNRYIYQKSLLDEVIMSILYSASEKPLQERVNFKLLDQDLKAELVNNGINIPYHFTVTTQDGREVYRCPDYTEDGEEYTYSQVLFRNDPQSKMGVVKIHFPDMNSYIFSSVRFMIPSIIFTLILLVTFIFTIVVIFRQKRYTEMKNDFINNMTHELKTPISSISLAAQMLNDESVTKSPSTMKHLGNVINDESKRLRFLVEKVLQMSMFDRKKAVFKRKELDLNEMLENAAHSFQLRVEHTGGKISLDIEAVDSAIYVDEIHFANAINNLIDNAIKYKKPEQPLNLVIRTWNEKDRLNFSIADDGIGIKKDNQKKVFDKFYRVHTGNVHDVKGFGLGLAYVKKIIDLHDGEIRMESEYGKGTTFTISLPAIQEDANKSV
- a CDS encoding DNA translocase FtsK, which produces MATFFVLAGIFFVLLVLYILLKMFVNKQNSAPAPQEDGLSEEQHNWAATVGRLFGENYALDIREVYVKCGMPHDIAYSKNSELIDQNIPFEKGSEGDNVIKTYALAISKRYGLINLPLQEISADTYGLNLNKGEHIYHRINNVGLFQEKTTQMNFVYSGVRWQSGFLRAGSMNVIGNEITRFVQLDAGRLIFTNKRLIYVGAQKNVTKDIPLTNILYTTIYKDGVLVHQANKKPLLFTFTNNKDFEVYQIDDGMFEFMTVLARLQAGTEKQSLVEETNTSNGEKASVVLQLLKEKGCDPLLHDVILFLRDNGEFGNSTIQRNFSVGYNRACHIVEQLVSLNLVKDKENGKYELLPFTEEELSEILKGAAPIG
- a CDS encoding translation factor GTPase family protein; amino-acid sequence: MKVYQTNEIKNIALIGSAGSGKTTLAESMLFEAGIIKRRGSVEQKNTVSDYFPVEQEYGYSVFPTVFHVEWNNKKLNIIDCPGSDDFVGGAITALNVTDQALILVNGQYGPEVGTQNAFRNAEKLQKPVIFLINQLDKDSCDFDMVLNNMREIYGQKCVPVQYPIATGPDFNSLIDVLVMKKYSWKPEGGAPIIEDIPADQMDKATELHNALIEAAAENDEGLMEKFFAEEALTEDEMREGIRKGLITRSIFPVFCVCAGKDMGVRRLMEFLGNVVPFVEEMPKVKNAGGAEIAPDANGPESLYFFKTGMEPHIGEVSYFKVMSGCVKPGDDLTNADRGSKERMGQIYACAGANRISVDELRAGDIGCTVKLKDVKTGNTLNGKDCDYTFDFIKYPNSKYSRAIKANSESDTEKMMAALMKMRQEDPTWVIEQSKELKQTIVHGQGEFHLRTLKWRMENNEKIQVTYEEPKIPYRETITKAARADYRHKKQSGGAGQFGEVHLIVEPYTEGMPDPTVYKFGGQEFKMNIKSKEEVDLEWGGKLVFLNSVVGGAIDTRFMPAILKGVMERMEQGPLTGSYARDVRVVVYDGKMHPVDSNELSFMLAARNAFSLAFKEAGPKILEPIYDLEVLVPADYMGDVMSDLQGRRAIIMGMDSEAGYQKLSAKIPLKELASYSISLSSLTGGRASFNTKFASYELVPNDIQQTLIKEHEAELAEED
- the hemW gene encoding radical SAM family heme chaperone HemW, with protein sequence MAGLYVHIPFCASRCIYCGFYSTTLPALITDYLSATGREMQLRKHYLDEPVSTIYLGGGTPSQLSPRQTEQIFCDIDRTWGLAHAEEVTMECNPDDVTEEYAAQVATLPINRISLGIQTFSDERLRFLHRRHDTRQARRAVELLRKAGFNNISIDLMFGFPGETLNEWRDDIRQALQLDVEHISAYSLMYEEETALFRMLETGKIDELDDEISKNMYELLVGELEQNGYEHYEISNFAKPARRSRHNSSYWKGIPYIGIGAAAHSYDRTSRQWNIADIQQYIRGINDGSCVFEREELDLRTRYNDMITTALRTCEGISMPLVRNDFGENYARYLLKSAEKSIAQHLLTLEDDHLRLTREGVFVSNDVMSDLIALTTP
- a CDS encoding low molecular weight protein-tyrosine-phosphatase; the encoded protein is MNNMEKRESECKGACEALLFICLGNICRSPAAEGVLKTMLEARGMSAQVRVDSAGIGSWHVGELPDARMRRHAQQRGYVLDSRARQFTEADFNRFDYIVVMDEENEREILSRASSEKERGQVLRICDFFVENKGRTSVPDPYYGDGSAFELALDLIEDGCRGLMASLFAGGRK